One segment of Pseudomonas pohangensis DNA contains the following:
- a CDS encoding phosphoribosylanthranilate isomerase: MPASVRIKICGITRIEDALAAAEAGADAIGLVFYAKSPRAVSVQQARQIIAALPPFITTVGLFVNSNRCELNEILAAVPLDLLQFHGDENAADCEGYHRPYLKALRVKAGDDIQAQIDMYPSAAGVLLDTFVEGVPGGTGESFDWSLVPPRASKPIILAGGLSAENVGSAIARVRPYAVDVSGGVERSKGIKDEEKIRAFIAACKEISL; encoded by the coding sequence ATGCCAGCCTCCGTACGCATCAAGATCTGTGGAATAACCCGTATAGAAGATGCATTGGCCGCTGCCGAGGCAGGAGCCGATGCTATTGGCTTGGTGTTTTATGCCAAAAGCCCGCGTGCGGTGAGCGTGCAACAGGCCCGGCAAATAATTGCGGCACTGCCGCCGTTTATCACCACCGTCGGTTTGTTTGTAAACAGCAACCGCTGCGAGCTCAATGAAATTCTCGCAGCGGTGCCACTGGATCTTCTGCAATTTCATGGCGATGAAAATGCAGCTGACTGTGAAGGCTACCATCGCCCTTACCTCAAGGCCCTAAGGGTCAAGGCAGGCGATGATATTCAGGCTCAAATAGATATGTACCCCTCTGCAGCAGGCGTTCTGCTGGATACCTTCGTTGAAGGTGTGCCGGGGGGGACCGGTGAGTCTTTTGACTGGTCACTGGTACCGCCCAGGGCGAGCAAGCCGATTATTCTGGCAGGGGGCTTGTCGGCGGAAAATGTAGGGTCGGCGATTGCCCGGGTGCGGCCTTATGCAGTGGATGTCAGTGGCGGGGTAGAGCGCAGCAAGGGCATAAAGGACGAGGAAAAGATTCGGGCTTTTATTGCCGCCTGCAAAGAAATATCTTTGTGA